The following proteins are co-located in the Parafrankia discariae genome:
- a CDS encoding NmrA family NAD(P)-binding protein produces MSIVVTGAGGHLGRLVVENLLARGVPAGQIVAGTRDVAALSALAGRGVDVRRLDFDDAASLAAGFAGAEKALIVSGTDFGRRVEQHVGAARAARDAGASLVVYTSAPYADTTDMLLAADHRETEAGIRDLGVPFAFLRNGWYYENYTAQLPVYLQTGAVVGCAGEGRVSGAARSEYAEAAGAVLTGTGHEGAVYELGGDTSFTLSELAEQIVRRTGQPVVYRDVTQPELEAVLTGAGLPAPVARVLADADRAIGAGWLRIDTGDLSRLIGHPTALLTDAVAATVPAAG; encoded by the coding sequence ATGTCCATCGTCGTCACCGGAGCCGGCGGTCACCTCGGCCGGCTCGTCGTCGAGAACCTGCTCGCCCGCGGCGTCCCCGCAGGGCAGATCGTGGCGGGCACCCGTGATGTCGCCGCGCTGTCGGCGCTGGCGGGGCGGGGCGTGGACGTCCGCCGGCTGGACTTCGACGACGCCGCCTCGCTCGCGGCGGGGTTCGCCGGGGCCGAGAAGGCGCTGATCGTGTCGGGGACGGACTTCGGCCGCCGGGTCGAACAGCACGTGGGCGCGGCTCGGGCGGCGCGCGACGCCGGCGCGTCCCTCGTCGTCTACACCAGCGCGCCGTACGCCGACACCACGGACATGCTGCTGGCCGCCGACCACCGGGAGACCGAGGCGGGTATCCGCGATCTCGGCGTCCCGTTCGCCTTCCTGCGCAACGGCTGGTACTACGAGAACTACACCGCCCAGCTGCCGGTGTACCTCCAGACGGGCGCGGTCGTGGGCTGCGCCGGCGAGGGTCGGGTCAGCGGCGCCGCCCGCTCGGAGTACGCCGAGGCGGCCGGCGCCGTCCTGACCGGGACGGGCCACGAGGGCGCCGTGTACGAGCTGGGCGGCGACACGTCGTTCACCCTGTCGGAGCTGGCCGAGCAGATCGTCAGGCGCACCGGCCAGCCGGTCGTGTACCGCGACGTCACCCAGCCCGAGCTGGAGGCCGTCCTGACCGGCGCGGGTCTGCCCGCGCCCGTCGCGCGCGTCCTCGCCGACGCGGACCGGGCGATCGGGGCCGGGTGGCTGCGGATCGACACCGGCGACCTGAGTCGACTCATCGGTCACCCGACCGCGCTCCTGACGGACGCGGTGGCCGCCACCGTGCCCGCGGCCGGGTGA
- a CDS encoding winged helix-turn-helix transcriptional regulator: MRALFAGGFFPRDCPTRTVLDHVTSRWGILVLLTLAEGTLRWGELRRAVEGVSEKMLAQTLRVLEQDGLVHREAFVVIPPHVEYSLTGLGDDLVTRLVPLMAWIARHADEIVTHAAPATP; this comes from the coding sequence CTGCGGGCGCTCTTCGCAGGCGGGTTCTTCCCCCGTGACTGCCCGACCCGGACGGTCCTCGACCACGTCACGAGTCGTTGGGGGATCCTCGTCCTGCTGACGCTCGCCGAGGGGACCCTCCGATGGGGGGAGCTGCGTCGGGCCGTCGAGGGTGTGAGCGAGAAGATGCTCGCCCAGACGCTGCGCGTCCTCGAGCAGGACGGGCTCGTCCACCGGGAGGCCTTCGTGGTCATCCCGCCGCACGTCGAGTACAGCCTCACCGGTCTCGGGGACGATCTGGTCACCCGGCTCGTGCCGCTGATGGCCTGGATCGCCCGGCACGCCGACGAGATCGTCACCCACGCGGCACCGGCCACGCCCTGA